Proteins encoded within one genomic window of Oscarella lobularis chromosome 6, ooOscLobu1.1, whole genome shotgun sequence:
- the LOC136188325 gene encoding importin subunit alpha-1-like: MDFQTPLIAAETKKKEGNALYTAKDYRGAVRLYSEALDCDPTNATCYSNRAAAFLALNYFDDALNDCEAAIRHNPSFVKAYFRKAKCHVRFGDLEAARVNLMNVLELEPGNMAVKAELQTIENIKQLAVDGEDALEGKKFDKAIPTSLSTMLETMSSPLVNVQLNGLQTARKLLSRERHPPIDAIIDAGFIPKFVSFLESDNPNLQYEAAWALTNVAASEHTCAVVDSGAVPALIRLLSVPTNMSIAEQVVWALGNIAGDGAHLRDFVVKHNVIPPLIALLTPTIDVTFLRTIVWTFSNLCRNKNPSPSTEAVIAILPSLCQLLFHSDKEVVSNCCWAFAYLTDSTEERVQMIVDCGIVPQMVTLLGSQETELLIPVLRAIGNIVTGSDIQTQVVLDSNGLQYFPALLRHSKPSIKKEATWTVSNVTAGTPEQIRAVADAGIIQPLINILTDGDDFKSQKEAIIPSETRGAGQREDLSRSERATLRNPEDKKGLSFTLSQTYNS; the protein is encoded by the exons ATGGACTTTCAAACGCCATT AATCGCCgcggagacgaagaaaaaggagggaAACGCGCTCTACACCGCAAAGGACTACAGAGGAGCAGTGCGCCTCTACTCGGAGGCACTAG ATTGCGATCCAACGAACGCGACGTGTTATTCGAatcgcgccgccgcttttTTGGCTCTCAActacttcgacgacgcgttgaaCGACTGCGAAGCGGCAATTCGGCACAATCCCAGCTTCGTCAAG GCTTACTTCCGTAAGGCGAAGTGTCACGTGCGCTTCGGCGATTTGGAGGCGGCGCGAGTGAACTTGATGAATGTGTTGGAATTGGAGCCGGGTAATATGGCGGTGAAGGCGgag CTTCAAACTATTGAAAATATTAAACAATtagccgtcgacggagaagaCGCGTTGGAAGGGAAAAAATTTGATAAG GCTATACCGACGTCACTGTCAACAATGCTGGAAACAATGTCATCGCCATTAGTAAACGTCCAACTAAACGGTCTCCAGACAGCGAGAAAATTACTCTCACGTGAACGTCATCCGCCTATTGACGCAATCATTGATGCTGGATTTATACCGaaattcgtctcctttctcgAATCGGATAATCCCAATCTTCAGTACGAAGCCGCATGGGCACTCACGAATGTTGCTGCGAGCGAGCACACTTgcgctgtcgtcgattctGGCGCCGTGCCAGCTCTCATTCGACTTCTCTCTGTGCCGACAAATATGAGCATCGCTGAGCAAGTTGTATGGGCCTTGGGGAATATTGCTG GCGATGGAGCTCATTTGAGAGATTTTGTTGTTAAACATAATGTAATTCCGCCGTTGATTGCCTTGCTTACTCCAACAATTGAC GTAACCTTTCTAAGGACAATTGTGTGGACTTTTTCTAATTTGTGTCGAAATAAGAATCCATCTCCGTCAACGGAAGCGGTTATAGCT attctTCCTTCTCTGTGTCAACTTTTGTTTCATTCTGACAAAGAG GTTGTATCAAACTGTTGCTGGGCTTTTGCCTATCTCACTGATAGCACAGAAGAGAGAGTACAG atgATTGTTGATTGTGGAATTGTTCCCCAAATGGTGACATTGCTTGGCAGTCAAGAAACAGAACTTTTG ATTCCTGTTCTGAGAGCAATTGGAAATATTGTCACTGGATCTGACATTCAAACACAG GTTGTCTTGGATTCAAATGGGCTCCAATATTTCCCCGCTTTGCTGAGACATTCAAAGCCAAGTATCAAGAAG gAGGCCACTTGGACTGTATCCAACGTCACAGCAGGAACACCAGAACAAATCAGa GCTGTAGCTGATGCCGGAATTATTCAACCGCTCATTAACATACTCACCGATGGT GACGATTTCAAGTCGCAAAAGGAAGCAATAATTCCATCAGAGACTCGAGGTGCTGGACAGCGGGAAGATTTATCGAGAAGCGAGAGAGCCACGCTAAGaaaccctgaagataaaaaaGGACTCTCGTTCACTTTATCACAGACCTATAATAGTTGA
- the LOC136188328 gene encoding uncharacterized protein has protein sequence MRDSRRRMSVRDRTGRDFTDEDLSSLIRGQPPSLAHASELLTPFSNRRNPTRNGRSTQARRLPKRPQRLGDANSDDSPSPKHESRDKSIIKWNLQALRGHNHLVSDLVISSDGQFALSSSWDSTLRLWDIERGDRRSAHKPLYIKNLCQAERNMIDISVTACCCSHLVVLQLVHRPPFCRVSSRSVCSPSICAYRKFEPILLRRINLEIKRASSRRASKCRSSAPSRSDESRFRREDENVDTCR, from the exons ATGAGAgactcgcgtcgacgaatgagCGTACGCGATCGAACCGGGCGCGATTTCACGGACGAGGACTTGTCCTCGCTGATCCGGGGACAACCTCCGTCGTTAGCGCACGCTTCCGAATTGCTCACCCCTttctcgaatcgacgcaatCCGACGCGAAATGGACGTTCAACTCAGGCTCGTCGGCTTCCTAAAAGGCCACAGCGACTGGGTGACGCAAATAGCGACGACTCCCCAAGTCCCAAACATGAGTCACGCGACAAGTCGATCATCAAGTGGAATCTCCAGGCGCTACGCGGCCACAATCACCTCGTCTCCGACCTCGTCATCTCGTCGGACGGCCAATTCGCTCTCTCGAGTTCGTGGGACTCGACGCTTCGCCTTTGGGACATCGAAAGG GGAGACCGACGGTCGGCTCACAAGCCGCTCTACATCAAGAATTTGTGCCAGGCTGAACGCAATATGATAGACATTTCCGTGACGGCGTGCTGTTGC tcTCATCTAGTCGTACTCCAATTGGTTCATCGTCCCCCGTTTTGCAGAGTCTCATCAAGAAGCGTCtgctcgccgtcgatttgTGCATACAGAAAA tTCGAGCCAATTTTGCTGCGACGAATCAACTTGGAAATCAAACGGGCGTCGAGCAGACGAGCATCAAAGTGTCGCTCAAGTGCCCCCTCTCGTTCCGACGAATCACGTTTCCGGCGAGAGGACGAGAATGTCGACACGTGTAGGTAA
- the LOC136188331 gene encoding uncharacterized protein isoform X2 codes for MPMNVSSVTSNWWFGIGYSLTDTMPNSDIVTAYLNETSGQAIVEDRFADGRFEPSKAGDSQNETILSAGSRRNGSQLIRFTRRVFSDDDRDVNLSDDDVFVLIALGPLVENGSLGYHAENRWLSPGLIFFPDATDCHTCVCPMTPHFGRIEVVKENEDDYGIPGTPFPGTVIRYSCEPGYHLHDGPSERTCQANGEWTSSHEPVCESNVIWDRCQAHGCADESDHSTCFSVT; via the exons atGCCTATGAACGTCAGTTCCGTTACTTCCAATTGGTGGTTCGGCATAGGCTACTCGCTCACTGACACGATGCCTAATTCCGACATAGTAACTGCATATTTAAATGAGACAAGCGGCCAAGCGATTGTGGAGGATCGTTTTGCTGACGGACGTTTCGAGCCGTCGAAGGCGGGCGACAGTCAGAATGAAACGATATTATCCGCGGGAAGTCGACGCAATGGAAGTCAACTAATCCGATTTACGCGTCGAGttttctccgacgacgatcgcgacgtgaatttgagcgacgacgatgtttTCGTTCTAATCGCTCTGGGACCGCTCGTGGAGAATGGAAGTCTCGGGTATCACGCGGAGAATCGATGGCTATCTCCGGGACTTATATTTTTTCCTGATGCGACCGATTGCCACACGTGCGTCTGTCCGATGACTCCGCACTTCGGTAGAATAGAAGTGGttaaagagaacgaagacgattaCGGTATTCCCGGTACTCCCTTTCCCGGCACGGTGATTCGATACAGCTGCGAACCGGGCTATCATCTCCACGACGGCCCGAGCGAGAGGACGTGCCAGGCGAACGGCGAATGGACGTCGTCACACGAGCCGGTGTGTGAAAGCAACGTCATAT GGGACAGGTGCCAGGCGCACGGCTGCGCCGACGAGTCCGATCATTCGACGTGTTTCAGCGTTACTTga
- the LOC136188392 gene encoding deleted in azoospermia-like, translated as MSQGGPGWKEEERIGDSIGRERSGGKGEDRGEALTSLEVEPLSANWSRISLGVDFILTLISLHLEKTTASEGIDEKNGCDVPNRIFVGGISFSTTELELKTCFETFGAVRDSKIIADRKGASKGYGFITFGCQEDASRVQEQGAVYFMGKKVNVGPAIRKQPGERFHKPTSTTTTSVDRSSDGFESPQSSAEVAAVNHVDLTQLSHETVTPVCSLCCPVYAAPSAPTHCSCNALPPGFVPVATTPTNAWCYHGETCNSLQLVHPLLSDTESTCLPGSNAIAVTLQAIGGALLSPTAHAAADAYRYIEPDNTTAGPRVEIVGTPIVSTTTTTTTTNVTGSGRR; from the exons ATGTCACAAG GGGGACCAGGCtggaaggaagaggagaggaTA GGAGATTCAATTGGAAGGGAACGATCGGGCGGAAAAGGGGAAGATCGAGGGGAGGCATTGACTTCCTTGGAGGTGGAGCCACTTAGCGCTAATTGGTCGCGCATCAGTCTGGGCGTCGATTTCATCCTGACGCTGATTTCACTCCATCTCGAAAAG ACGACCGCGAGCgaaggaatcgacgaaaaaaacggATGCGACGTCCCGAATCGAATATTCGTCGGCGGCATTTCCTTCAGC ACAACAGAGCTCGAACTGAAGACGTGCTTCGAGACGTTTGGCGCTGTGCGCGACTCGAAGATCATCGCCGATCGAAAAGGAGCATCGAAAGG GTACGGTTTCATTACGTTCGGATGCCAAGAGGACGCCAGTCGCGTGCAAGAGCAG GGTGCAGTGTACTTCATGGGGAAGAAAGTGAACGTCGGACCAGCGATTCGTAAACAG CCAGGCGAACGATTTCAcaagccgacgtcgacgacgacaacaagcGTCGACCGATCGTCGGACGGTTTCGAGTCACCGCAGTCGAGCGCGGAAGTCGCTGCAGTCAATCACGTCGACCTGACTCAATTGAGTCACGAGACCGTGACGCCGGTGTGTTCACTGTGTTGTCCCGTTTACGCTGCCCCGTCGGCTCCCACGCATTGCAGCTGCAATGCACTTCCGCCGGGATTCGTCCCTGTGGCGACAACGCCGACGAATGCTTGGTGTTATCATGGGGAAACGTGTAATTCGCTGCAG CTCGTCCATCCACTATTATCCGACACCGAATCAACATGTTTACCAG GTTCCAATGCAATCGCAGTCACCCTACAGGCAATAGGCGGCGCGCTCCTTTCTCCAACGGCGCACGCCGCCGCTGACGCCTATCGATATATCGAACCGGAT AATACGACGGCTGGACCGCGCGTCGAAATCGTGGGAACTCcgatcgtctcgacgacgacgacgacgacgacgactaacGTCACTGGAAGTGGTCGTCGTTAG
- the LOC136188330 gene encoding transmembrane protein 145-like has translation MHMFNPGGYWTNEFSADEQGILETDIAFLTAFILLLWAGIQGSTLYQIGRLHMTFKLFIGTIVLQIASLVFLCILYGIYGKNGVGVPTLIPIGRIIAAVNEILFLLLLMLLAKGWTVVRGRLTEESQLRLIALMVMYTIAYAIMFIWEAKAFDPAKVIYVYDSPAGYGIAALSFIAFCWFVYAVIVTAKKNPDKQRFYVQFCSVYSLWLLSRFIVVMVSNSYLEDWYREKVVNGINLAVAFAADVAFMIFTRPYGSNFPFHLKPSQVSVDLSESGDPEHPYAPSSPVSGDRSIELFQGKAPFSRSSSENREGVPLPKTDREIQAWSGHVPTHLFRATQAQQDSRL, from the exons ATGCACATGTTCAACCCAGGCGGATATTGGACAAATGAATTTTCCGCTGACGAACAAG GAATTTTGGAGACAGATATTGCTTTTCTGACAGCGttcattcttcttctctgggCTGGCATCCAAGGAa GTACACTGTATCAAATTGGAAGACTGCATATGACgtttaaattatttatcggCACTATTGTTCTTCAGA TTGCGTCGTTggtttttctttgcattcTCTATGGCATTTACGgcaaaaacggcgtcggcgtACCAACGTTAATACCTATTGGCAGAATTATTGCCGCAGTAAACGAAATTCTATTTCTCCTACTTCTAATGCTTCTCGCAAAAGGCTGGACCGTAGTCCG GGGTCGACTCACTGAGGAGAGTCAGCTTAGATTGATTGCTCTGATGGTGATGTACACGATAGCATACGCAATCATGTTTATCTGGGAAGCAAAG GCTTTTGATCCAGCCAAAGTTATTTACGTTTATGATAGTCCAGCTGGGTACGGGATTGCGGCACTGAGCTTCATT GCATTTTGTTGGTTTGTCTATGCAGTGATAGTAACGGCTAAGAAGAATCCGGATAAGCAGCGATTTTACGTGCAGTTTTGCTCTGTGTATTCTCTCTG GCTTCTGTCTCGGTTCATTGTCGTCATGGTGAGCAATTCCTACCTGGAAGACTGGTACAG AGAAAAGGTTGTTAATGGTATCAACCTTGCTGTTGCATTTGCAGCTGATGTAGCCTTTATG ATTTTTACAAGGCCTTATGGAAGCAATTTTCCATTTCATCTCAAACCGAGCCAA GTCTCAGTTGATCTTTCTGAGTCCGGTGACCCTGAACATCCCTATGCTCCTTCGTCGCCCGTGAGTGGGGATCGTAGCATTGAATTATTTCAAGGAAAGGCTCCGTTCTCCCGTTCGTCTTCGGAGAACAGAGAAGGCGTCCCACTACCCAAGACTGACCGTGAGATTCAAGCATGGTCAGGTCACGTGCCGACGCACCTATTCCGTGCAACTCAAGCGCAACAAGACTCGCGATTGTAG
- the LOC136188076 gene encoding cytoplasmic polyadenylation element-binding protein 2-like produces the protein MILSDPKDENAAASRRNECFSRKVFLGGLPSDIDEDNIRFYFSPFGALSVDWPHKAKSKSSHPPHGYAYLIFCDELSVRLLIASCIREDEKLFYFVFSQKVEICPWYLADSNFVVDKHPVVKPSNTIVVTGLRRSTRSSDLARMVNAEFGNVFYARINIDRELKYPLGTGCVSFSSEESYIAALNAAVFSS, from the exons ATGATTCTCTCGGATCCGAAAGACGAGAACGCCGCTGCTTCCCGGCGGAACGAATGCTTCTCGCGAAAAGTCTTTCTTGGCGGATTGCCCTCCGACATCGACGAAG acaaCATTCGCTTCTATTTTAGTCCTTTTGGTGCGCTCTCCGTCGATTGGCCGCACAAGGCGAAGAGCAAGTCGTCTCATCCACCACATG GTTACGCTTACCTCATCTTTTGCGATGAATTGTCCGTTCGGTTACTCATCGCTTCGTGCATTCGAGAGGACGAGAAACTCTTCTACTTTGTCTTCTCTCAGAAA GTTGAGATTTGTCCGTGGTATCTCGCCGACAGCAACTTCGTCGTGGATAAACATCCCGTCGTCAAACCGAGCAATACCATCGTCGTCACTGGCCTTCGGCGTTCGACACGTTCCTCCGACTTGGCGAGAATGGTGAACGCTGAATTTGGCAACGTTTTCTACGCTAGAATCAACATCGATCGCGAACTGAAATATCCTCTCG GTACCGGATGCGTGTCTTTTTCTAGTGAAGAGAGCTACATTGCCGCTCTGAACGCTGCTGTTTTTTCATCTTAA
- the LOC136188395 gene encoding uncharacterized protein: MLNGEGYWTKEFSADEQGILQTGSYDHEFDFDVEFETIVKRAEEEARAKEVAPKKMKTFGESKKFAKTKEGSKSDPLLKKDESKGFLSSLVSSTTTTTSNGSESVVLEESNGNGSSSLDGDKIKDKLAKLGKRGPGGRKAPSGSSVKAKKPATKSAASSTGNEKKVKQARV; the protein is encoded by the exons ATGCTCAATGGAGAGGGATACTGGACGAAAGAATTTTCAGCTGACGAGCAAG GCATACTTCAAACCGGATCGTACGATCACGAattcgattttgacgtcgaatttgaaACGATCGTGAAACGAGCCGAAGAGGAGGCGCGCGCTAAGGAGGTCGCGCCgaaaaagatgaagacgTTCGGGGAGTCGAAGAAGTTTGCGAAGACGAAAGAGGGCAGCAAATCGGATCcgcttttgaaaaaagatgAATCGAAAG GGTTTCTTTCGTCACTCGTCTCTTCGACAACGACTACTACTTCCAATGGAAGTGAGAGCGTTGTTCTTGAGGAATCAAATGGGAAtggctcttcttcgttggaTGGGGATAAGatcaaggacaaattggctAAGCTTGGGAAACGGGGTCCCGGTGGACGAAAGGCTCCTTCCGGCTCTTCTGTTAAAGCAAAGAAACCGGCgac taaGAGTGCCGCGTCATCGACAGGgaatgagaaaaaagtgaagCAGGCGAGAGTGTGA
- the LOC136188327 gene encoding TNF receptor-associated factor 3-like encodes MATQVVTASLGAEMQREQLESHRDIEVRSGKRTSPHNETKTTPHPVAASEGVHAANQDLDRLRESLSETHRDFRILQQSNTKAVEALTERISSLETQATDMQAHQRVVQTKMLEACYQSVDNAQRDYRAKFDNVESHLRIMTEKMLKMEELVTTQAARIRSLEDENNSLRTNDAPSLRTSGMGTGSSLSPLNEQQFSQQDRILASHDIKLAEHGLRIDMLDCKNTEGVLLWKITDIRRRRREAVSGKTPSIYSQPFYTSGCGYKLCARLYLNGDGMGKGTHLSLFFVVMRGEYDALLPWPFQQKVTLVLMDQTYGRHVSDTFRPDLTSSSFKKPRNEMNIASGCPLFVPLSTLDGGDYIRDDTLFIKVVVDTSDVTRPDKG; translated from the exons atggcAACGCAG GTTGTCACTGCTTCGCTAGGAGCAGAAATGCAACGGGAACAGCTGGAGTCTCATCGTGACATAGAAGTGCGTTCAGGGAAACGAACCTCACCTCACAATGAG acaaaaacgacgcctCATCCAGTTGCTGCAAGTGAAGGCGTCCACGCCGCCAACCAGGACCTAGATCGTCTTCGTGAAAGTCTCAGCGAAACTCATCGAGATTTTCGCATCCTCCAACAGAGCAATACGAAAGCAGTGGAGGCGTTAACAGAAAGAATTTCCAGCCTCGAAACCCAAGCCACAGACATGCAAGCCCATCAACGAGTCGTCCAAACAAAAATGCTCGAAGCCTGCTATCAATCTGTCGACAACGCGCAGAGAGACTATCGCGCCAAGTTCGACAACGTCGAAAGTCATCTTCGAATCATGACCGAGAAAATGCTCAAAATGGAAGAATTGGTAACAACCCAAGCGGCGCGAATACGATCactagaagacgaaaataaTTCGCTGAGAACCAATGACGCCCCTTCTCTCAGAACAAGCGGCATGGGAACGGGATCGTCTTTGAGCCCGCTCAATGAACAACAGTTCTCACAACAGGATCGAATCCTCGCTTCTCACGATATCAAATTAGCGGAGCACGGGCTTAGGATTGATATGTTGGACTGTAAAAATACCGAGGGAGTTCTTCTGTGGAAGATTACTGATATTCGAAGGCGTAGGCGTGAGGCTGTAAGTGGGAAAACGCCTTCGATTTATTCGCAGCCGTTTTACACTTCTGGCTGCGGATATAAGCTTTGTGCGAGGTTGTATCTGAATGGGGACGGGATGGGAAAAGGGACTCATCTCTCGCTGTTTTTTGTGGTGATGAGGGGCGAGTATGATGCCCTTTTGCCTTGGCCCTTTCAACAGAAAGTGACTCTCGTCCTCATGGATCAAACCTATGGTAGACACGTGTCGGACACGTTTAGACCCGatctcacgtcgtcgtcgttcaaaaaGCCGCGCAATGAAATGAATATTGCGAGTGGGTGTCCTCTATTTGTTCCCTTATCGACATTAGACGGTGGAGATTATATAAGAGATGACACGTTATTTATCAAAGTAGTTGTGGAcacaagtgacgtcactcgtcCAGACAAAGGATGA
- the LOC136188331 gene encoding uncharacterized protein isoform X1 has protein sequence MPMNVSSVTSNWWFGIGYSLTDTMPNSDIVTAYLNETSGQAIVEDRFADGRFEPSKAGDSQNETILSAGSRRNGSQLIRFTRRVFSDDDRDVNLSDDDVFVLIALGPLVENGSLGYHAENRWLSPGLIFFPDATDCHTCVCPMTPHFGRIEVVKENEDDYGIPGTPFPGTVIRYSCEPGYHLHDGPSERTCQANGEWTSSHEPGTGARRTAAPTSPIIRRVSALLERSSTTFSAIASSFDFSATRPATSGTESASTT, from the exons atGCCTATGAACGTCAGTTCCGTTACTTCCAATTGGTGGTTCGGCATAGGCTACTCGCTCACTGACACGATGCCTAATTCCGACATAGTAACTGCATATTTAAATGAGACAAGCGGCCAAGCGATTGTGGAGGATCGTTTTGCTGACGGACGTTTCGAGCCGTCGAAGGCGGGCGACAGTCAGAATGAAACGATATTATCCGCGGGAAGTCGACGCAATGGAAGTCAACTAATCCGATTTACGCGTCGAGttttctccgacgacgatcgcgacgtgaatttgagcgacgacgatgtttTCGTTCTAATCGCTCTGGGACCGCTCGTGGAGAATGGAAGTCTCGGGTATCACGCGGAGAATCGATGGCTATCTCCGGGACTTATATTTTTTCCTGATGCGACCGATTGCCACACGTGCGTCTGTCCGATGACTCCGCACTTCGGTAGAATAGAAGTGGttaaagagaacgaagacgattaCGGTATTCCCGGTACTCCCTTTCCCGGCACGGTGATTCGATACAGCTGCGAACCGGGCTATCATCTCCACGACGGCCCGAGCGAGAGGACGTGCCAGGCGAACGGCGAATGGACGTCGTCACACGAGCCG GGGACAGGTGCCAGGCGCACGGCTGCGCCGACGAGTCCGATCATTCGACGTGTTTCAGCGTTACTTgaacgttcgtcgacgacattctcGGCGATCGCatcgtcgttcgatttctCGGCCACACGACCGGCGACAAGTGGTACGGAATCGGCTTCAACAACGTGA
- the LOC136188396 gene encoding 26S proteasome non-ATPase regulatory subunit 10-like, translating to MLESLDEQHQTPLHVAARFNRLSVVKSLLLKNADPNKKTKDEGLTPLHLCARIVPKAIPDDWTDDRAADEDGRDLALVLLKEGARLNEQDTYGMTALHHAIQRGNKAMAKFLIDYTAVRSFKLSRARWWYIAVSK from the exons ATGCTCGAGTCGCTCGACGAACAGCATCAAACTCCGCTTCACGTAGCAGCGAGATTCAATCGGTTGAGCGTGGTGAAGAGCCTCCTACTCAAGAATGCAG ATCCgaacaagaaaacgaaggacgaAGGTCTAACGCCACTTCACCTGTGCGCTCGTATCGTTCCGAAAGCCATTCCTGACGATTGGACGGACGATAGAGCGGCAGAtg agGATGGGAGAGACCTCGCTCTCGTTTTGCTTAAAGAGGGAGCTCGTCTGAACGAACAGGACACGTACGGAATGACGGCGCTTCATCATGCCATTCAACGAGGGAACAAAGCAATGGCAAAGTTTCTGATCGATTACACAG CTGTTCGTTCCTTTAAGTTGAGTCGGGCTCGATGGTGGTACATTGCGGTGAGCAAATGA